CATCTCGGGCGAATCGATTGATGGCAATGATCCGATTGCGAGTTGGCACGCGATTGCGCGTGGGATGAAGGTTTGTCGCACGCAGCGACGACCGTATTTCATCGAGGCGAAAGTCGGGCGATTGTACGGGCATTCGTCCTCATCGGGTGGCCAGCGCGTGGCCGGCGAGTTGGATTGTCTGCTTCAGTTTGAACAATCTCTGATTAATTCTGGTGCCGCGACTGCCGACATATTGGAACAGATTCGCCACGAGGCGGAAGAAGAGGTCCGGGCGGCCGCGGATGTGGCCGTGCATGAACCCGCGCCAACCCCTGAGGATGTGTATCGACATACGTTTGCACCCAGTTCCGTGGATGCGATTTATCCCACGGATTACACCGGCTTGCCCGGTGGTTCCGAAGCGAGATAACCCGTTATGGCCACATTGGTTCAGGCCATTCGATTGGCCCTTCATTACGGTGAGACGCATCTGGGCGTAACCGACATTTTTGGCGAAGATGTGGGCCCGCCATTGGGTGGGGTGTTTACCGCAACCCAAGGATTGAAAACGGCTTGGAACTCGCCGTTGGACGAACGTGGAATCATTGGCACCGCCATGGGCATTGCTTGGGCGGGCGGGCGTCCGGTGGCGGAAATTCAGTTTTGCGATTACGCGCTGAATACGATCGATTTGATGAAGTTAGCCGGGAGTCAGCGCTGGGCCGGTGCCGGCGAATGGGAATTGCCAATGGTGGTGATGACCCCCACGGGCGCGGGGATTCGTGGCAGTCTCTATCATTCGCACTGCTTTGAGAGTTGGGCGAGTCGGCTCAGCGGTTGGAAAATCGTCATGCCCAGCACGCCGTTGGATGCCTATGGGTTGATGCTTTCGGCCATTGTCGATCCGAATCCGGTGCTGATGCTACTGCCCAAAGCGCTGATGCGGGTGCCGGGGGCGGAGCGGATTCCTGGTGAGCCGGAAAGTGCCGACCAACTGCGAGCGATGATCGATGCGCCAGTTGGGGATCGCCGAGATTGGCAGCCGACTTGGCCCGAGATTCAGCCGCACTTTATTTCGCTGGGCAAAGCGGCAACGCGACGCGAAGGCGATGCCGCCACCGTGATTTCCTACGGGCGAACGCTGCCGCTTTGTGTGCAAGCGGCGGATGAAATTCGGGACTCGCACCAGATTGCTTGCGAGGTCATCGACTTGCGAACGCTTTTTCCTTACGATTGGGACACGATTCGCGCTAGCATTCTCCGCACAGGCCGGGTATTAATTGTGCATGAGGATACCGAAGTCACGAGTTTTGGCGAGCACTTGCTCCGCCGAGTCGTGGAAGAGTGTTTCTACGATCTGATGGTCAGACCGCGATTGGTGCAGGGAAGGCACCTTCCGGGCATCGGACTCAATCCGATGTACGAAGAGCAGACACTCCCGCAATTGTCGGGCATCCGCCAGGCAATGTTGGAGTTGGCACGCGAGGCGGCGTGATTTCGCCTGGCGGAATGCAGGGAAAGGATTCCGGCATGGAATTTCGCGTACCTCAACTCGGTGAGGGGGTTTACGAAGCGGAAGTCGTGCGCTGGCGGGTGACCGTCGGGCAGACCGTTCGCTCCGGTCAACCCTTGCTCGAAGTGATGACCGACAAAGCGACCATGGATGTGCCGGCTCCGTTTCAGGGCACCATCACACGGTTGCTATTGGAACCGGGCCAACGTGTCCCCATCGGCACGGTCATGCTCGAATTCACCCCCACAGTCACGGAATCACTCCCCTTGGGCGGTCCTTCCCCAAGTCTTTACGCAACCACTGGTTCCAATCCCAACCCGGAATTGCCTCGCGCGGTCACCCCGCCACCCAATCGGATTGTGTTGCGATCGAACGATCCGCAAACCGTTCCGATGTCGCATCCTCAATCCCGGCCAACGCCTGCGGCCGCACCATCGGTTCGGCACTTGGCCCGAAAATTGGGCATCGATCTCAACACGGTTTCAGGGACGGGGCCGGGCGGTCGCATTCTGATGGACGATGTGCTGTCGGCGACTCCGATGGGCGGAGCGGGTGCCGATCGCGGTGATTCATCAATGCCACCTCCGCCGTTGCCGCCGTTACCCCTCATGCCGACGCCGACGATGACCTTGCGTGGCACGGCCGGCCCGACGTTGAATCTCGGTCAGCCCGGCACCCGGATTCCGATGCACGGACTGCGTCGGCAAATGGCGGACTACCTGACGGAAGTCACCCGCCGCGTGCCGCAGTGCAGCCTCATCGACGAATGCGATCTCACCGATGTGGTTCGACTGCGGGATACGCTGAAAGAGACGTTGCAACAGCAAAGTATCAAGCTGACGTATCTGCCATTCTTTGTGATTGCGTGTGTGCGGGCATTGAAGGAAGTGCCGCTGTTCAACAGCAGCTTGGACGAGCATCGCAACGAAATTGTGCTGCATGATCGCTATCACATTGGGATTGCCGTCGCGGTGCCCGATGGGGTGTTGGTGCCGGTGCTACGTGACGCCGATCAGATGGATATTATTACGATTGCGCGGGAGATTGAGCGAATTAGCCGCGCCGCGCGAGCGGGGACCAGCAGCCGCGAAGATCTCCAAGGTGGGACGTTTACGCTGACGTCGATCGGTGGGATCGGCGGGTTGATCGCCACGCCGATGGTGCCGCATCCGCAAGCAGCGATTTTGGGCATTGGCAAGATCGTGCGTCGGCCGGTCTACAACGCCGACGATGAATTGCGATCGGCACAGATGGCCTATCTGTCATTGTCGTTCGACCATCGCATTTTGGATGGTGCGATTGCCGCCACATTTGTGAATGCGGTGATGCGTCAGTTGCAGAATCCCGCACGGTTGCTCTTGCCCGCCGATCTTCGCGAAGGAATTGCACCCGCCGCAAGCCCAACGACGCCATTCCGACGGTCGGCGTAAGTCGAGTATCCATCAGGGTTACCGTTCGATTCGGTTATCGCACCCGCCGTCGGATGCGAAACCAGATCATCGCCGCGCAGACGATGAACAGCAGTAGGATTCCGCCCATTTCGCCCCCATCAAGAAATCGATGGCGATGCCATCTCCACTTTGGGAACCACCGCTCCCCGATTCCGCAGCCAACCGAACACAAAGCCCACTCCAACAAGCACCATTGTGATGATGGTGATGGTGGCCCCGCGATTGAGCGATTGTGATTCGATTCGGAATTCGACTTTGCACGACGTGCTGGGAAGGACAACGCCCCGGAAGCAGCCGTTGACGCGGAGAATCGGTTCGAGTTGCCCATCGATGCGAGCGGTCCATTCCGAGAACCAGACATCGGTGAGAACGAGCATCCCGACTCGGCCGGCTTCGACTTCGACCACGACGCGATTCGGCTGATATTCGGTGATCGTGGCGGTGCGCTTGCTTGCCCCCGGTTGCGGCTGTGGCATGGCGCTGGGGAGATTGCTGACCAGTGCCGTCGTGCGGAAGTCATTGTCCCGCATCGCGTTCCGTGCCGACTCTGCATCTTCGGGCATCGGCAGGAGTTTCTCCACCACAAAGGCACGCGGCATCACATTGGGATTCTCGAACAATCCGTAGGCCGGAATGTCATAACTGCGTGGATGTTCGAGATGGTACGCCATCGCCGGGCCTTGCTGCGCTACGAGCTTCCAATCGGCGGGGGGCGGGCGATCCAGTGGCGACAAGCAGTAGCGAACGCCGAGAAGATCGATCAGTTTGGGATTGCGAATCGGCACATCGCCCAGGAACGGCGATTGCAGAAAATCAACGCCCTTGGCCACGGGGCGGTCTTGCACCCATCGCCAATAGCGTCGATACCAGCCAACATCCAACGGGTTGTAACCGCCAATCGTGGGAATGCCGGCGTGCACGGCGACATACGCGCCACCGCCAAAGGGCGTTAGCGGAATTTCGGTTTCCGATGGCGCCTCGGTCATGGGGAAACTCCAGCCTCGGTCCATGGCTCGATCCGTGGGCTGAATCCGCTCGGCGAGCGCGGCGACAATCGGTGTCGGTTTCAGCAACGGTTCCGCAGGGCGAACTTCCACCAGGGGGAACAGTACGATTCCGCTTTCCAGCAGCAGAATCGAGAGCCAAATGGGACGCAACCGCATGCGAGTGATGGGGTTCTGCTCCCGGATCAGCATGGCGAGCATCGCAATCAAAACGGGCAGAATCAGCCAATACGGATGCAGCAGGAACGTGACTTTGGGCCAGAGTTCGAGGATGAACAAGCCCGCGCCAATGACCACGAATGCGAGTATCATCACCGACCCCAACAGGCCGCGCTTCAGCAATTGGGGGAATTCGCCGCGTACCCAGCGATCCGAGATGTCGCCCATGAGCAATGCCATGGGGAAGGCGACGAGTGTCATCAATCGCAGATGAATCCGAAACATCCGAAAGACGGGCAATTGTCCCCAAATCCATTCCGGCACAAGTGCGAGCATGGTCAACAGCACCCACACGCCCAAGACCAATCGCGTGCGGAACTCGCGCGCCCCGCGCAGAAGCCCGATCAGGAACAACGACACGATCCCCCAGCCGGAAATTGCCTCCCAGCTCACATAATCTTCGGTCAGTGGAACGGCCAACAGATTCCCAAGTGCTGCTTTGGTAGAAACGCCGGCTAAGCCGCGGTCGCCGGAAAAGTCGCGGAGTGAGGCTTGGGTGGCTTCCCATGTCGGGAGTAGTTGAACGGCGTATAACCCGAGTGCGGTTGCGCCGCCGAGTGCGCCGAGGGTGAAGAATCGTCGCAATCGGGTGAGTCGTCGTGTGCCTGCGTCGGATTGGGGTTCCGCGACAACGCCGATGCTCCAAATGACGAGCAGCAAAGCAGAATAGGCCACCCATTGCGGGTGAACCGAAAAAGCGATCAAACTAAACGCCACGCCGCCGCCCAATGCACTGACGAAGCTACCGGTGCGAATGGCGCGCTCGATGCCCCAGACGGCGAGCGGCAGCCAGGCCAGGCCGGAGAGGATCGTATGGCCGGCGACCAGAATGTGCAGCAGCCATTTGCCGGCGAACATCCAACTCGTGGCGGCCACGATTGCCCCGAATTCGGACAATCCGCGATACCGGGCGAACCCGGCCATGGCCAGCCCGGCAATCCAGACATGGAGAACGATCATCCAACTCAAATACGAGGGAAGCGCCTCGGTGGGCAGCAACAGCAACGGCCAGTTCAGCGGGTAGAAGATTCCGACCTGCGGATCGTGCAAAAATGGCGACCCCGCGAATTGGGTGGGACACCACAGCGGGAATTCGCCGGTTGCGCGGAAACTGGTGAGCCAGAAATGCTTCGCCGGCAGATGTTGGTAGAGAATGTCGCCGGTGTCGGTGGCCAGCAGTTGATCGGGATGCCGCACGAGGTCGACGAAAAGCAACAACGTCAGTGCCAACAACAAGAGCGGCGTGCCGACGATGCGAATGATCTGGCTCATGGCAGTCTCGTACGAAAGAAACATCCCGAATCGATGCAATCAGGCCATGCGACGGTCGTTGGGAATCGGCTTGATGACACTGAGCAGATAGGTCGGATTCACCGCCTCGAATCGGATCGATTCGAGTTGTTCGACGCTGCGGGCGATGTTGATGAGCTTCACATCGACCGGGACGCCTTGACGTTTGAGTGTCTCGTAGGTGGCCATCAGCATTTCGAGGGTGGCGACGTTGACGCAGAGGGTGCCGCCTGGACGCAGCACTTGGAACGAGGCTTCGAGCAATCGCGCGACTTCGCCGCCGTTGCCGCCGATGAAAATGGCATCGGGCGCGGGCAAATGCTGGAACACGCCGGGCGCCATGCCGTGGACCGCCTGCACGTTCTTGATGCCGTACATTTCAGCATTGGCAACAATGAGATGGTAATCGGCGGCGTCTTGCTCGATGGCGTAGGCGGTCCCCGGTGCGACGAGTTGCGCCGCTTCCAAGGCGACGGATCCGCTCCCCGCGCCGACATCCCACATCACTTTCCCGGGTTGCAAATCGAGCCGTGCCAGTACCAACGCTCGCACTTCTTCTTGCGTAATCAGGCCCGTTTTCGGGCGACTTTGGGCGAATGCATCATCGGGATTGCCAAAGCGCCGCAGCTTGGCCGTGGCTTTGACCGTATCCGGGCGACCGGGCTTGCGTCGGAGAATCATCACGTTCAGCGGATCGAACTGCATCGATTGAATGTCGCTCAATTCGCCTTGGGTGATGCGTTCATCTTTTCCGCCGAGATTCTCGCAGACATACGCCCGGAAATAATCCAACCCACGGGAGAGTAATTCCCGCGCAATTCGGGCGGGATGGTAGGTATCGCTGGTAAACAGCCCCACGGTTTCCACAATGCGAATGCGATCCAGCACATCATCCAAGGTGCGTGTGCTGAGGTCGGTGAGGTAGGCTTCTTCCCAGGATTCTTTGATGCGAGCGAAGGCCAACTGCATGCTGCTGACGTGCGGCAACACCTCGAAATGCTCTTTGCCCAGTTTATCGCAGAGGTAGCGGGCGATGCCGTAAAAGAGCGGGTCGCCGCTGACGACGATGACCATGGCCTTGCGACCCAATTGGCTGCGGATCAGATCGACGATTTCCTGAAGATCGCTGCCGATGCGGTGCCGCTCGGCGTTGATTTCCGGGAGCAATCGCAGGACATTCTCGGAGCCCAAGACCAACTCGGCATGAAGCAACACCTCACGCGACCGACTGGTGAGCCCAGCCAAGCCGTCGTTGCTGATGCCAATGATGACCACTTTATTTGCCGTCGCGCTCGACATGAGAATTCTCCGATTCAGGGTCGAGGTGGATTGTAGCATCCAAACCCGGCTGCGGAGAAGGATTTGCAAAAAACAATCCCCCCAACCCCGTTCCGAACCGGAAGCGAGATCAGGGGGAGGAACCAATTTCAGCAATCCAGCCCTGGGTCGGGTGGCACCCCATTGGCAGCGAAATCGCTACCCGTGACGTGCCCACCCGACCCCCGACAAGATGCTCGGGCAGTGGGTCAGGCTGCGTTGCGAGTGTGCGAGTTCACGGCATGCCAGCCGTCACCTCGCCACTCAAACACGCCTTGATGCGAGCCTTGAAAGGCCACGCAATAGCGACCATGCCACGAGCAAATCTGCCAACCCTGGCTCCGAAGAAGTTCAAAGTTCGGCTCAAATGATAAGCCGGTACCGGGAGTGGATCGCAGTTCCATGGAGAGTGGCACTCCTAATCCGGTGAATTTCAAAGGAGAATTTCCATCGGCACACCTATTCATCGGCAATAATGTCGGCGAACCTGAGGAAAAATCCCGAGAATCGACGATACGCTCATTTCATGCAGCGAAATTGCAAATTCTCGAAGCGCGAGGACTATTCGCATCACCGACCTTTTCGGTGAGACTGAGAAATGGTATGGTCGAATCGGTATTTTGTGTTCCAGAGATGAGAGGGGCTGGTGGATGACACGCGAAGAACGCCTGCAATCCGTAGCGGATCAACTCACAAGTCGCGGTCTCGGCTGCCAAGTCCAACCGTTCCGTGGCGAACCGAATCTGCGCTGCTCGCGCCTGACGAACGGCCGCTATCATGGCCCGTGTTTTTGGTTATTCATTTCCGATCAAGACGAGTGGCGGATTCTCACCATGCAGGATGAATGCTTTGCGATTCCGGCGGATGAGCTGCCCGCCGATGTGGCCGAGGCGACGTTGAATGAGATGGATTCGTCGATGGCCATGCCCGCAGACCTGATTGAGTGGTATCGGCTGGCCGTTCGGAAGATCAATTAACCGAGTGATTCCAGTGATCCGGATGATCGAGAGTCGTTCGATCGTTGCGTTGTTGATTCGGGAGTTTGCCCAGGTTGCGGAGGGGTGAAATTTTCTTGGCGTTGACAGGTTGCGCGAGTTCGGAATATAACCAGTCAGCCGGAGATTCCCGAGTTTTCCTGGATGGTGCCATTGGATGGGCAGTCGCCTGCGGGATTGGGTGTTGAGCGTGATTCGCGGACGGCGAGGGGTGCTGGCAAGCATGACTCGCGCGGGCTTGTGGACGCTGCAATGGCCGTATCGGCTCGCGGTTGCCTGGCGGAATCGGCAGTTCGATCGCGGCGTCGGCGTGGTTGGCGTGGGTGTGCCGGTCATCTCGGTCGGCAACCTGACCGTCGGTGGCACCGGCAAAACTCCATTTGTGGAATATCTGGCACAATTCCTGCGAGATTCCGGGCTGCAAGTCTGCATTCTGAGTCGGGGTTACGGCTCGGACGGTGGGCGGAACGATGAGGCGATGGTTCTGGAAGAGAACCTGCCGGATGTACCGCATCTGCAAGCGGCGGATCGGGTGACGTTGGCCCTGACCGCACGCGAAGAATTGGCCGCCGAGGTGCTGATTCTGGATGATGGATTTCAGCATCGACGGTTAGCCCGAACCTGCGATCTGGTGCTGCTGGATGCAACCGATCCCTTTGGGCAGGAGCATTGTCTGCCACGCGGATTGCTGCGGGAGCCGATTCGCAATCTGCGACGCGCTCACATGGCGATCATCAGTCGAGCCGATCAGGTCAGTCCCGACGAACTGCAGGCGATTCGCACGCAGATTCAGCGGATCGCGCCGGATTTACCCATCGCCACGGCGGTGCATCAGCCATTGGAATTGCTCGGCGTCGCGGGACAACAACAAGCGTGTGAGTTGCTTGCGGGCCGGTCGGTGGTGGCGTTTTGTGGCATCGGGAACCCAGAAGCGTTTCGGCATTCGTTGGAGCAACTCGGGGCGACGATTCGAGCGTTTCGGAGCTTTCCGGATCATCATGCGTATTCGCGGGATGATGTGGCCGACTTGGAACGCTGGGTGGAATCGCAGGCCGATGCCGATGCCTGGGTCTTGACCACGCAGAAAGATTTCGTCAAACTCCAGATCGAATCCCTGGCCGATCGCCCCGTGTGGGCGCTGCGCATTGGCATGGGGTTGCGTGAAGGCGAGGAACGACTCCAAGCCTTGTTGGAACAGGTAGCGGCGTCGCCATCCGTGCCGTTACCGGACGAATTG
This DNA window, taken from Tuwongella immobilis, encodes the following:
- the cbiE gene encoding precorrin-6y C5,15-methyltransferase (decarboxylating) subunit CbiE gives rise to the protein MSSATANKVVIIGISNDGLAGLTSRSREVLLHAELVLGSENVLRLLPEINAERHRIGSDLQEIVDLIRSQLGRKAMVIVVSGDPLFYGIARYLCDKLGKEHFEVLPHVSSMQLAFARIKESWEEAYLTDLSTRTLDDVLDRIRIVETVGLFTSDTYHPARIARELLSRGLDYFRAYVCENLGGKDERITQGELSDIQSMQFDPLNVMILRRKPGRPDTVKATAKLRRFGNPDDAFAQSRPKTGLITQEEVRALVLARLDLQPGKVMWDVGAGSGSVALEAAQLVAPGTAYAIEQDAADYHLIVANAEMYGIKNVQAVHGMAPGVFQHLPAPDAIFIGGNGGEVARLLEASFQVLRPGGTLCVNVATLEMLMATYETLKRQGVPVDVKLINIARSVEQLESIRFEAVNPTYLLSVIKPIPNDRRMA
- a CDS encoding alpha-ketoacid dehydrogenase subunit beta, whose translation is MATLVQAIRLALHYGETHLGVTDIFGEDVGPPLGGVFTATQGLKTAWNSPLDERGIIGTAMGIAWAGGRPVAEIQFCDYALNTIDLMKLAGSQRWAGAGEWELPMVVMTPTGAGIRGSLYHSHCFESWASRLSGWKIVMPSTPLDAYGLMLSAIVDPNPVLMLLPKALMRVPGAERIPGEPESADQLRAMIDAPVGDRRDWQPTWPEIQPHFISLGKAATRREGDAATVISYGRTLPLCVQAADEIRDSHQIACEVIDLRTLFPYDWDTIRASILRTGRVLIVHEDTEVTSFGEHLLRRVVEECFYDLMVRPRLVQGRHLPGIGLNPMYEEQTLPQLSGIRQAMLELAREAA
- the lpxK gene encoding tetraacyldisaccharide 4'-kinase; protein product: MGSRLRDWVLSVIRGRRGVLASMTRAGLWTLQWPYRLAVAWRNRQFDRGVGVVGVGVPVISVGNLTVGGTGKTPFVEYLAQFLRDSGLQVCILSRGYGSDGGRNDEAMVLEENLPDVPHLQAADRVTLALTAREELAAEVLILDDGFQHRRLARTCDLVLLDATDPFGQEHCLPRGLLREPIRNLRRAHMAIISRADQVSPDELQAIRTQIQRIAPDLPIATAVHQPLELLGVAGQQQACELLAGRSVVAFCGIGNPEAFRHSLEQLGATIRAFRSFPDHHAYSRDDVADLERWVESQADADAWVLTTQKDFVKLQIESLADRPVWALRIGMGLREGEERLQALLEQVAASPSVPLPDELDEE
- a CDS encoding dihydrolipoamide acetyltransferase family protein produces the protein MEFRVPQLGEGVYEAEVVRWRVTVGQTVRSGQPLLEVMTDKATMDVPAPFQGTITRLLLEPGQRVPIGTVMLEFTPTVTESLPLGGPSPSLYATTGSNPNPELPRAVTPPPNRIVLRSNDPQTVPMSHPQSRPTPAAAPSVRHLARKLGIDLNTVSGTGPGGRILMDDVLSATPMGGAGADRGDSSMPPPPLPPLPLMPTPTMTLRGTAGPTLNLGQPGTRIPMHGLRRQMADYLTEVTRRVPQCSLIDECDLTDVVRLRDTLKETLQQQSIKLTYLPFFVIACVRALKEVPLFNSSLDEHRNEIVLHDRYHIGIAVAVPDGVLVPVLRDADQMDIITIAREIERISRAARAGTSSREDLQGGTFTLTSIGGIGGLIATPMVPHPQAAILGIGKIVRRPVYNADDELRSAQMAYLSLSFDHRILDGAIAATFVNAVMRQLQNPARLLLPADLREGIAPAASPTTPFRRSA
- a CDS encoding YfhO family protein, with amino-acid sequence MSQIIRIVGTPLLLLALTLLLFVDLVRHPDQLLATDTGDILYQHLPAKHFWLTSFRATGEFPLWCPTQFAGSPFLHDPQVGIFYPLNWPLLLLPTEALPSYLSWMIVLHVWIAGLAMAGFARYRGLSEFGAIVAATSWMFAGKWLLHILVAGHTILSGLAWLPLAVWGIERAIRTGSFVSALGGGVAFSLIAFSVHPQWVAYSALLLVIWSIGVVAEPQSDAGTRRLTRLRRFFTLGALGGATALGLYAVQLLPTWEATQASLRDFSGDRGLAGVSTKAALGNLLAVPLTEDYVSWEAISGWGIVSLFLIGLLRGAREFRTRLVLGVWVLLTMLALVPEWIWGQLPVFRMFRIHLRLMTLVAFPMALLMGDISDRWVRGEFPQLLKRGLLGSVMILAFVVIGAGLFILELWPKVTFLLHPYWLILPVLIAMLAMLIREQNPITRMRLRPIWLSILLLESGIVLFPLVEVRPAEPLLKPTPIVAALAERIQPTDRAMDRGWSFPMTEAPSETEIPLTPFGGGAYVAVHAGIPTIGGYNPLDVGWYRRYWRWVQDRPVAKGVDFLQSPFLGDVPIRNPKLIDLLGVRYCLSPLDRPPPADWKLVAQQGPAMAYHLEHPRSYDIPAYGLFENPNVMPRAFVVEKLLPMPEDAESARNAMRDNDFRTTALVSNLPSAMPQPQPGASKRTATITEYQPNRVVVEVEAGRVGMLVLTDVWFSEWTARIDGQLEPILRVNGCFRGVVLPSTSCKVEFRIESQSLNRGATITIITMVLVGVGFVFGWLRNRGAVVPKVEMASPSIS